In Kitasatospora sp. NA04385, a single genomic region encodes these proteins:
- a CDS encoding ATP-binding protein, which translates to MTARPAHPAHRPVGSSVGRPVRPRRPDTDRRDLSLTGAPGTVARGREFARDALRAWGWLPAPDADTRAVAEDVLLMTSELVTNACQHAAGPYLLELTRYGPLLRVAVRDADDRPPVLRPPRSPARPGGYGLRVVDRLATAWGSEPLAGGGKTVWLEIVRPPAEP; encoded by the coding sequence ATGACCGCCCGCCCGGCCCACCCGGCCCACCGACCCGTCGGCAGCTCCGTCGGCCGTCCCGTCCGGCCGCGGCGGCCCGACACCGACCGGCGCGACCTGTCGCTGACCGGCGCGCCCGGCACCGTCGCGCGGGGCCGGGAGTTCGCCCGCGACGCGCTGCGGGCCTGGGGCTGGCTGCCCGCGCCGGACGCCGACACCCGGGCCGTCGCCGAGGACGTGCTGCTGATGACCAGCGAACTGGTCACCAATGCTTGCCAGCACGCCGCCGGCCCCTACCTGCTGGAACTGACCAGGTACGGACCGCTGCTGCGGGTCGCCGTCCGGGACGCCGACGACCGGCCGCCGGTGCTGCGTCCGCCCCGGTCACCCGCCCGGCCCGGCGGGTACGGGCTGCGGGTGGTCGACCGGCTGGCCACCGCCTGGGGCAGCGAGCCGCTGGCGGGCGGCGGCAAGACGGTGTGGCTGGAGATCGTCCGTCCTCCGGCGGAACCCTGA
- a CDS encoding STAS domain-containing protein: MDAQPVTGPGALLTVALRRPPGALVVRPEGELDHDSVGPLREVLERAVADPPARLVLDCGGLAFCDSTGLNLLLRAQAAANRAGLPLMLAAPGPVVARMLEITGANEVLDVHPDVEQALAAPVPDARADVVPDPGTGADTGAGTGPGAEAGPPPGAGGVDDAIGAP; encoded by the coding sequence GTGGACGCGCAACCGGTCACCGGCCCCGGCGCCCTGCTCACCGTCGCGCTGCGCCGCCCGCCCGGAGCGCTGGTGGTGCGGCCCGAGGGCGAACTCGACCACGACAGCGTCGGCCCGCTGCGCGAAGTCCTGGAGCGGGCCGTCGCCGACCCGCCCGCACGGCTGGTGCTGGACTGCGGCGGCCTGGCCTTCTGCGACTCCACCGGCCTCAACCTGCTGCTGCGCGCCCAGGCCGCCGCCAACCGGGCCGGCCTGCCGCTGATGCTGGCCGCGCCCGGGCCGGTGGTCGCCCGGATGCTGGAGATCACCGGCGCGAACGAGGTGCTGGACGTGCACCCCGACGTCGAGCAGGCGCTGGCGGCGCCGGTGCCGGACGCGAGGGCGGACGTGGTGCCGGACCCGGGGACGGGTGCGGATACGGGTGCGGGTACGGGCCCGGGGGCGGAGGCGGGGCCGCCGCCCGGTGCGGGCGGTGTGGACGATGCGATCGGAGCCCCGTGA
- a CDS encoding SigB/SigF/SigG family RNA polymerase sigma factor produces MTTTPTLATAAEPVEVDPMHRPTRREMRAMGKYEARRLSDALFHRLAELPPEDPAHSYVRGTLIELNMPLVRFVAARFRHRPEDLDDIIQVGTVGLIKAVDGFDPDRGVEFVTYAIPTISGEIKRFFRDTSWPLRVPRSVQERYLAAVHASDRLEQSLGRLPDTAELAAELHVTEEEAAEGLEAGRLCRCDSLDSLRDDDPDDAGSALVNRLGSCDPELEVAELRVMAKPFLNQLPERERTVLLLRFWGGLTQSEIAAEIGVSQMHVSRILATTLAGLREHIEGTAADTAARAGAAD; encoded by the coding sequence GTGACCACTACGCCCACCCTCGCGACCGCCGCCGAACCGGTCGAGGTCGACCCGATGCACCGGCCCACCCGGCGCGAGATGCGCGCCATGGGCAAGTACGAGGCCCGCCGGCTCAGCGACGCGCTGTTCCACCGGCTCGCCGAACTACCCCCCGAGGACCCCGCCCACAGCTACGTCCGGGGCACCCTGATCGAGCTGAACATGCCGCTGGTGCGGTTCGTCGCCGCCCGGTTCCGGCACCGCCCCGAGGACCTCGACGACATCATCCAGGTCGGCACCGTCGGCCTGATCAAGGCCGTCGACGGCTTCGACCCGGACCGCGGCGTCGAGTTCGTCACCTACGCGATCCCCACCATCTCCGGCGAGATCAAGCGCTTCTTCCGCGACACCTCCTGGCCGCTGCGCGTCCCGCGCAGCGTGCAGGAACGCTACCTGGCGGCCGTCCACGCCTCCGACCGGCTCGAACAGTCCCTCGGCCGGCTGCCCGACACCGCCGAACTCGCCGCGGAACTCCACGTCACCGAGGAGGAGGCCGCCGAGGGCCTGGAAGCCGGACGGCTGTGCCGCTGCGACTCGCTCGACTCGCTGCGCGACGACGACCCCGACGACGCCGGCAGCGCCCTGGTCAACCGGCTCGGCAGCTGCGACCCGGAACTGGAGGTCGCCGAACTCCGGGTGATGGCCAAGCCCTTCCTCAACCAACTGCCCGAACGCGAGCGCACCGTCCTGCTGCTGCGCTTCTGGGGCGGGCTCACCCAGAGCGAGATCGCCGCCGAGATCGGCGTCTCCCAGATGCACGTCTCGCGCATCCTCGCCACCACCCTCGCCGGACTGCGCGAGCACATCGAGGGGACGGCCGCCGACACGGCCGCCCGGGCCGGGGCCGCTGATTGA
- a CDS encoding plasmid stabilization protein, which produces MPAGSSPKRERQYEHIKESELERGASRERATEIAARTVNKERARHGESRTASRSSTHDVSSGHRGGKRSHRGAGGPTYEQLYNEARQRGIKGRSKMNKGQLEHALGR; this is translated from the coding sequence ATGCCCGCCGGATCGAGCCCCAAGCGGGAACGCCAGTACGAGCACATCAAGGAGAGCGAGCTGGAGCGCGGCGCCAGCCGGGAGCGCGCCACCGAGATCGCCGCCCGCACCGTCAACAAGGAGCGCGCCCGGCACGGCGAGAGCCGCACGGCCAGCCGCAGCTCCACGCACGACGTCTCCTCCGGGCACCGGGGCGGCAAGCGCTCGCACCGCGGGGCCGGGGGGCCGACGTACGAGCAGCTGTACAACGAGGCGCGGCAGCGCGGGATCAAGGGCCGCTCGAAGATGAACAAGGGCCAGCTCGAACACGCACTGGGACGGTGA
- a CDS encoding DUF4188 domain-containing protein: protein MPGRTTAAAEGDVVLFLTGMRINHFRGPHHWLPVFLAMPRMLRELSRDPESGLLGYRLLLGSPRTFYVVQYWESVEKLLAYATAADKLHRPAWATVNRLERKSRQHVGIWHETYVVPPGNYESIYGDMPPYGLAAATGVLPIERRGRTARDRLAHGGHLAHGGHLAHGGHLAHGGGAGRGDGAVHGDGAAHGG from the coding sequence ATGCCCGGCCGGACGACCGCCGCCGCGGAGGGGGACGTCGTCCTCTTCCTGACCGGCATGCGGATCAACCACTTCCGGGGCCCGCACCACTGGCTGCCGGTGTTCCTCGCGATGCCGCGGATGCTGCGCGAACTCTCCCGCGACCCGGAGAGCGGGCTGCTCGGGTACCGGCTGCTGCTCGGCTCGCCGCGCACCTTCTACGTGGTCCAGTACTGGGAGTCGGTGGAGAAGCTGCTCGCCTACGCCACCGCCGCCGACAAGCTGCACCGCCCGGCCTGGGCGACGGTCAACCGGCTGGAGCGCAAGTCCCGCCAGCACGTGGGCATCTGGCACGAGACGTACGTCGTCCCGCCGGGCAACTACGAGTCCATCTACGGCGACATGCCCCCCTACGGCCTCGCCGCCGCCACCGGCGTCCTCCCGATCGAACGGCGCGGCCGCACCGCCCGCGACCGCCTCGCGCACGGGGGTCACCTCGCGCACGGAGGCCACCTCGCGCACGGGGGTCACCTGGCGCACGGCGGCGGCGCGGGGCGCGGGGACGGTGCGGTGCACGGGGACGGCGCGGCGCACGGCGGCTGA
- a CDS encoding MerR family transcriptional regulator, with translation MRLADLGERSGVPLATVKYYLREGLLPPGRRINATQSEYDESHLRRLRLVRAMIQVGRIPVATVREVLAHVDDDSLGRTVRLGAALWALPHPAEETPGTPPDVEDPSRAAALLLVDELLDRLGWSTARELGALSPAHRALVSTLATLHRLGYPLGADDLLPYARTMEQAAVHDLDRTDLLPTDRERAEYAVASAVLFEPVLLNLRRLAQSEESSRRHGL, from the coding sequence ATGCGCCTGGCGGATCTCGGCGAACGGAGCGGCGTGCCGCTCGCCACGGTCAAGTACTACCTGCGCGAGGGGCTGCTCCCGCCCGGCCGCCGGATCAACGCCACCCAGTCCGAGTACGACGAGTCCCACCTGCGGCGGCTGCGCCTGGTGCGGGCGATGATCCAGGTGGGGCGGATTCCGGTGGCCACCGTCCGGGAGGTGCTGGCGCACGTCGACGACGACTCGCTGGGCCGCACCGTCCGGCTCGGCGCCGCGCTCTGGGCCCTGCCGCACCCCGCCGAGGAGACCCCCGGCACCCCGCCGGACGTCGAGGACCCGTCCCGGGCCGCCGCGCTGCTGCTGGTGGACGAACTGCTGGACCGCCTCGGCTGGTCCACCGCCCGCGAACTCGGCGCCCTCTCCCCCGCCCACCGCGCCCTGGTCTCCACCCTGGCCACCCTGCACCGGCTCGGCTACCCGCTCGGCGCCGACGACCTGCTGCCCTACGCCCGCACCATGGAGCAGGCCGCCGTCCACGACCTCGACCGGACCGACCTGCTGCCCACCGACCGCGAGCGGGCCGAGTACGCCGTCGCCTCGGCCGTCCTGTTCGAACCCGTCCTGCTCAACCTCCGCCGCCTGGCCCAGTCCGAGGAGTCGAGCCGCCGCCACGGCCTGTGA
- a CDS encoding VOC family protein, with the protein MACRISELVLGCREPEVLARFWCEVLDFVVLDRTADGGIEIGPREGFGGAQPTLFLSPEAEPHPGLPRLHIDVSATDRDQDAELERLLSLGARPADIGQTGEESWHVLADPEGNVFCLLRTRIKEL; encoded by the coding sequence ATGGCGTGCCGGATCAGTGAACTCGTCCTGGGCTGCCGCGAACCCGAGGTGCTGGCGCGCTTCTGGTGCGAGGTGCTGGACTTCGTGGTGCTCGACCGCACGGCCGACGGCGGCATCGAGATCGGCCCGCGCGAGGGCTTCGGCGGCGCGCAGCCGACCCTCTTCCTGAGCCCCGAGGCCGAGCCGCACCCGGGCCTGCCGCGCCTGCACATCGACGTCAGCGCCACCGACCGCGACCAGGACGCCGAACTGGAGCGCCTGCTCTCCCTCGGCGCCCGCCCGGCCGACATCGGCCAGACCGGCGAGGAGTCCTGGCACGTCCTGGCCGACCCGGAGGGCAACGTCTTCTGCCTGCTCAGGACGCGGATCAAGGAGCTCTGA
- a CDS encoding SgcJ/EcaC family oxidoreductase, translating into MSDNRAADVAAIQAVLAASYRAWEAGDAEAMVADYTADATAILPGSLRDGREAVRADMARAFAGPLKSTSTWNRTLGVRFLGRDAALVVNESGILFDGASEVPEDRKVYATWALEKRDSRWLIAGYHNSPVHVPAH; encoded by the coding sequence ATGTCGGACAACCGTGCGGCGGACGTCGCCGCGATCCAGGCCGTACTGGCCGCGTCCTACCGGGCCTGGGAGGCCGGGGACGCCGAGGCGATGGTCGCCGACTACACGGCGGACGCCACCGCCATCCTGCCCGGCTCGCTGCGCGACGGCCGCGAGGCCGTCCGGGCGGACATGGCCCGGGCCTTCGCCGGCCCGCTGAAGTCCACCTCGACCTGGAACCGCACGCTCGGCGTCCGCTTCCTGGGCCGGGACGCCGCACTCGTGGTCAACGAGTCGGGCATCCTGTTCGACGGGGCGAGCGAAGTCCCCGAGGACCGGAAGGTCTACGCGACCTGGGCGCTGGAGAAGCGCGACAGCCGCTGGCTGATCGCCGGCTACCACAACAGCCCGGTGCACGTGCCCGCCCACTGA